A DNA window from Cutaneotrichosporon cavernicola HIS019 DNA, chromosome: 2 contains the following coding sequences:
- a CDS encoding uncharacterized protein (Ferroportin1 (FPN1)), with the protein MAKAYPDTLLTLSVYAFVRGLPAIVFASAIGTYIDRNERLRVVRTSIVGQRVAVAISCIAFILLVRGAAQDTLQSPVLLTLLAALACVEKVCAIINRVSVEKDWVVVVAQSDPETLRALNSQMRRIDLLCKLVGPTTIALLDGISTELAIAVNFGMNVVSVGVEYSAIARVYRDHPRLQEPKLWPHDTPASSTVNVLYRTRIAMSKLAADTRRYCSHEAFLPSFAASVLYLNVLTFGGQMVTYLLASKYTSTHVGVARTFSVILEVSSTWIAPLLMSVIGLTRAGLWSSWWQLSMLVGGVSVFLAFEDRPIASASGLVVGTILSRMGLWSFDLCCQTIVQEQVEAEFRGVFSSMESAVQHVFELLSYTSTMIFFRPEDFKYPAMISLSMVFASNFCYSVYVRRRRGHFFHPEKLCGCGRRGEAHGTYIALANRTSDLEEQAVPNA; encoded by the exons ATGGCCAAGGCGTATCCAGATACGCTCCTCACCTTGTCGGTGTACGCATTCGTCCGCGGCCTGCCCGCTATCGTGTTCGCCTCCGCCATTGGCACGTACATCGACCGGAATGAACGCCTCCGTGTAGTGCGCACCTCCATTG TCGGACAACGAGTCGCTGTTGCGATATCGTGTATCGCCTTCATCCTTCTCGTCCGAGGTGCAGCTCAGGACACACTGCAGTCGCCTGTACTGctcactctcctcgccgccctggcATGTGTCGAAAAGGTCTGCGCCATCATCAACCGCGTGTCAGTGGAGAAGGACTGG gtggtggtggtcgcCCAGTCGGACCCAGAGACCCTCAGAGCCCTCAACTCTCAGATGCGCCGGATCGACCTCCTTTGCAAACTCGTCGGCCCCACGACAATCGCTCTCCTTGATGGCATCTCCACCGAGCTCGCTATTGCCGTCAACTTTGGGATGAACGTTGTTTCTGTGGGCGTAGAGTACTCTGCCATCGCACGCGTCTACCGCGATCACCCACGCCTCCAGGAACCAAAGCTCTGGCCCCATGACACTCCTGCGTCGTCGACAGTCAACGTCCTTTATCGCACCCGTATTGCAATGTCCAAGCTTGCAGCCGATACGAGGCGATACTGTTCGCATGAGGCATTCCTGCCATCTTTCGCTGCCTCAGTGCTCTATCTGAATGTCCTCACGTTCGGTGGGCAGATGGTCACATACCTCTTGGCGAGCAAGTACACCTCGACCCACGTTGGGGTAGCCCGCACCTTTAGCGTGATTCTTGAGGTCTCGTCAACGTGGATTGCGCCGCTCCTAATGTCGGTCATCGGGCTCACACGCGCCGGCCTCTGGTCGAGCTGGTGGCAGCTCTCGATGCTCGTTGGTGGGGTATCGGTGTTCCTGGCCTTTGAGGACAGACCCATTGCCTCCGCAAGTGGGCTCGTTGTGGGGACTATCCTAAGCCGCATGGGGCTGTGGTCGTTTGACCTCTGCTGTCAAACGATCGTTCAAGAA caagtcgaggccgagttcCGTGGTGTGTTCTCATCCATGGAGTCTGCAGTCCAGCATGTCTTTGAGCTCCTGTCGTACACGTCCACGATGATCTTCTTCCGCCCGGAGGACTTCAAGTACCCAGCCATGATCTCGCTCTCGATGGTCTTCGCCTCCAACTTTTGCTATAGCGTCTACGTGCGCCGACGTCGGGGCCATTTCTTCCATCCAGAGAAACTTTGCGGGTGTGGCaggcgaggagaagctcaTGGCACCTACATAGCTCTGGCGAACCGCACCAGTGACCTGGAGGAGCAGGCTGTCCCTAATGCGTAG
- a CDS encoding uncharacterized protein (BAAT / Acyl-CoA thioester hydrolase C terminal), translating to MSVKIESVTYPNLAWQSAGNLIFPPDFDKSKKYPALLAAHPIGSCKEQTAGNVYGVGLAKAGFVVLAFDASFQGQSGGEPRFIEDPGLRVGDFRFAVDFLVTLPYVDEERIGALGVCGAGGYVINATMTEHRIKAVTSITAVNFGRLTREAFTQFEPAKAMEAMGKQRTAEARGAERNVIDLIPLSNEAAKAEGATDPDIVQATDYYRSRCPDKNGPAKQLFSFNAAATTWDAFNHIETLLTQPAMMIVGDIPGAFGGYRDSLEAYGRASGSKDRQLVVLPNTSHYQLYDQPEATGAALAKAIPFFEKHLA from the coding sequence ATGTCTGTCAAAATCGAGTCCGTCACCTACCCCAACCTTGCATGGCAGTCGGCGGGGAACCTCATCTTCCCCCCCGACTTTGACAAGTCGAAAAAGTACCCGgctctcctcgctgccCACCCCATTGGTAGCTGCAAGGAGCAAACCGCAGGCAACGTCTATGGCGTCGGCCTTGCCAAGGCTGGCTTTGTCGTTCTCGCCTTTGACGCTTCGTTCCAGGGTCAAAGCGGTGGCGAGCCTCGGTTCATTGAGGACCCAGGACTGCGTGTGGGCGACTTCCGCTTCGCCGTCGATTTCCTTGTCACCCTCCCCTACGTCGACGAAGAACGTATTGGCGCACTCGGCGTCTGCGGTGCCGGTGGCTATGTGATCAACGCCACCATGACCGAGCACCGTATCAAGGCTGTCACCTCGATTACCGCTGTCAACTTTGGTCGGCTGACTCGCGAGGCCTTCACCCAGTTCGAGCCCGCCAAGGCTATGGAGGCCATGGGCAAGCAGCGTACTGCCGAAGCCCGCGGTGCCGAGCGCAACGTCATTGACCTGATCCCGCTGTCCAACGAGGCCGCAAAGGCAGAGGGCGCGACCGACCCCGACATTGTTCAAGCCACCGACTACTACCGCTCGCGCTGCCCTGACAAGAACGGACCGGCCAAGCAGCTCTTCTCGTTCAACGCTGCCGCCACGACTTGGGACGCGTTCAACCACATTGAGaccctcctcacccagcCTGCCATGATGATCGTTGGCGACATTCCCGGCGCATTTGGCGGCTACCGCGACAGCCTTGAGGCGTACGGCCGTGCCTCGGGCTCCAAGGACAggcagctcgtcgtcctccccaACACATCCCACTACCAGCTGTACGACCAGCCCGAAGCCACAGGCGCCGCCCTTGCCAAGGCCATCCCCTTTTTCGAGAAGCATCTTGCGTAG
- a CDS encoding uncharacterized protein (Alpha/beta hydrolase family), producing the protein MSDSITTWAKEQAKFFTFGVPPVPIMHSPDEAGLDYEEIVFPAHLDGVPIEGWFIPAKGSKKIIICNHPMTFNRAGCRPLAGFGEGVNLIPDYKHLHDAGYNIVAYDIRNHGRSGSNFGAAGGQGPYVTFGVYESRDVVGSIQYVRKRFPDYEVALYSRCMGANSTIKAWQKYPDEFKDIKTLLALQPVSIRSFIETGAKKANLDVAKAAEAFDKELFDEVGFRLDDYSPQLAAPAVNVPTFVLTVRDDALINAPKDLVEIYDNLGTKEKKIFWIEGTTVRFDGYSYFGSHPEQMVDWFKKYL; encoded by the exons ATG TCCGACTCTATCACCACTTGGGCCAAGGAGCAGGCCAAGTTCTTCACCTTTGGTGTCCCTCCTGTGCCCATTATGCACAGTCCCGACGAGGCCGGCCTTGATTACGAAGAGATCGTCTTCCCGGCTCATCTTGATGGTGTCCCAATTGAGGGCTGGTTCATCCCCGCCAAGGGTTCAAAGAAGATTATCATCTGCAACCACCCCATGACCTTCAACAGGGCTGGGTGCCGCCCCCTCGCTGGATTTGGCGAAGGCGTCAACTTG ATCCCTGACTATAAGCACCTCCACGACGCGGGCTACAACATTGTGGCTTATGACATCCGCAACCACGGCCGCAGTGGAAGCAACTTTGGCGCTGCGGGCGGCCAGGGTCCGTACGTCACCTTCGGCGTCTACGAGTCGCGCGACGTTGTTGGATCGATCCAGTATGTGCGCAAGCGCTTCCCGGACTACGAGGTTGCCCTCTACTCGCGTTGCATGGGGGCGAACAGCACGATCAAGGCGTGGCAGAAGTACCCGGACGAGTTCAAGGACATTAAGACCCTTCTCGCTCTTCAGCCCGTCAGCATCCGCAGTTTCATCGAGACTGgtgccaagaaggccaacctcgacgtcgccaaggccgccgaggccttTGACAAGGAACTgttcgacgaggtcggGTTCCGCCTCGATGACTACTCGCCGCAGCTGGCCGCTCCCGCTGTGAATGTGCCAACCTTTGTTCTGACCGTTCGCGATGATGCGCTCATCAACGCCCCAAAGGACCTTGTGGAGATCTACGACAACCTTGGTACCAAGGAGAAAAAGATCTTTTGGATCGAGGGCACGACGGTGCGCTTCGACGGCTACTCGTACTTTGGCAGCCACCCGGAGCAGATGGTCGACTGGTTCAAGAAGTATCTGTAG
- a CDS encoding uncharacterized protein (Flavin-binding monooxygenase-like), with protein MTSNTPTETVDAVVMGAGVAGLYQLHQLRKEGFKARLFEAGADLAGTWFWNRYPDARFDSDGHIYQLWNEELYKGWTWSERFPGQPEIERWLHYVAEKLDLRKDIKFNARVTSAHYDEGRNRWTVKTSADDVIDTQYFISCGGMLSAPLTNQFVDQDKFKGQIVYTALYPAEGLEVKNKRVGVVGVGATGIQVIQTIAPDCGHLTVFARTPQYTVKMKNPKWGAKEHKEYHDAYEHTKKTVPDTFSGFDYDWDPTVTWANTTPEERQKIMEDCYGHGSLKMWLASFSEIFFDKEASDSVSQFVADKMRTRLNNDPHLVDAMVPTLDDYGFGTHRVPLENGYLEALQLPNVEVISVRKDRNPIKRFVENGIELEDGKVVELDKIIRATGFDAGTGALSRVDHGYPNLLTTAVPLAPSAALCNMTTCLSQQTEWITRALVDQRNDGKTFLEASEDKWVKHHDETANATLVTNTQSWYMGSNVPGKPRRLLSYVGGVGVYRKRCEEERESGYPSFVRA; from the exons ATGACTTCCAACACGCCCACCGAGACTGTAGACGCCGTGGTGATGGGCGCCGGAGTTGCTGGCCTCTACCAACTTCACCAGCTCCGCAAGGAGGGGTTCAAGGCTCGCCTCTTCGAGGCAGGCGCTGATTTAGCTGGGACATGGTTCTGGAATAGATATCCAGATGCG AGGTTTGACAGTGACGGGCACATCTATCAGCTGTGGAACGAGGAACTTTACAAAGGCTGGACATGGAGCGAGCGCTTCCCAGGCCAGCCCGAGATCGAGCGTTGGCTTCACTATGTTGCAGAAAAGCTTGATCTCCGCAAGGACATCAAGTTCAACGCACGCGTTACAAGTGCCCATTACGACGAGGGTCGCAACCGCTGGACGGTCAAAACAAgtgccgacgacgtcatCGACACCCAATACTTCATCTCCTGCGGAGGCATGCTCTCGGCGCCTCTGACCAACCAGTTTGTCGACCAGGACAAGTTCAAGGGCCAGATTGTCTATACGGCTCTGTACCCTGCCGAGGGTCTCGAGGTCAAGAACAAgcgcgtgggcgtggtCGGAGTTGGCGCGACCGGCATCCAGGTCATCCAAACCATCGCTCCGGACTGTGGCCACCTAACGGTTTTTGCCCGCACACCCCAATACACGGTCAAGATGAAGAACCCTAAGTGGGGTGCCAAGGAGCACAAGGAGTACCACGATGCATACGAGCACACGAAGAAGACCGTCCCCGACACGTTCTCTGGCTTCGACTACGACTGGGACCCAACTGTCACGTGGGCCAACACAACCCCCGAGGAGCGCCAGAAGATCATGGAGGACTGTTACGGGCACGGCTCCCTTAAGATGTGGCTCGCGTCGTTCTCTGAGATCTTCTTCGACAAAGAGGCCAGCGACTCCGTGTCGCAGTTTGTCGCCGACAAGATGCGCACCCGCCTTAACAACGACCCGCATCTCGTAGACGCCATGGTTCCTACCCTGGACGACTACGGCTTCGGAACCCACCGTGTCCCACTCGAGAACGGCTACCTTGAAGCTCTTCAGCTTCCcaacgtcgaggtcatcaGTGTCCGCAAGGACCGCAATCCTATCAAGCGGTTCGTCGAGAATGGTATCGAGCTCGAAGACGGCAAGGTTGTTGAACTTGACAAGATTATCCGTGCCACTGGCTTTGACGCTGGGACCGGCGCACTATCTCGCGTCGAT CACGGCTaccccaacctcctcacAACGGCCGTACCCCTGGCACCGTCCGCTGCGCTGTGCAACATGACCACCTGTCTGTCTCAGCAGACCGAATGGATTACGCGTGCCCTCGTTGACCAGCGCAATGATGGCAAGACATTCCTCGAGGCAAGTGAGGACAAGTGGGTCAAGCATCACGACGAAACGGCCAACGCTACCCTTGTGACCAACACACAGTCATGGTACATGGGTTCCAACGTACCAGGCAAGCCGCGCCGACTGTTGTCCTATGTCGGCGGTGTCGGCGTCTACCGAAAGAGgtgtgaggaggagcgggagtCTGGCTACCCGTCGTTTGTGCGCGCCTGA